The following DNA comes from Flavisolibacter ginsenosidimutans.
GAAGGCAAAGCAAAAGAAAAGGTTCAGCCTCGATCCAAACGATTTTCTATCGGTATTGAAGCCGGCACAGGCACTACTTCAGTTAAATTTCAAAGGGCAAAAGGCCTTGGCTTCGATCTCGGCCTCACCGCCGGTTATGATCTTTCAAAAAGGCTGAGCATTCAGGCAGCGGTTTTGTCTTCGAAAAAAAATTATTACACCAACGGTGCAGCGTTCAACACATCAAAAATCTATTTGCCGGTTAATACGAAAATCACCTCCGTTGAAGGCCGTTGCCGCATGTTGGAGATACCCATTGCGCTGCGTTACAACTTTTCTTCTTCGCGAAAACAAGAATGGTTTGTTGCTGCGGGTGCGTCCAGCTTTTTAATGAAGCGGGAAGATTATGATTACGAATATTTCTACGCGAATTCCGGCCAATCGGTAAAGCGCAGCAAGACCTATAAAAATTCTTCGAAAGACTGGCTGGCCGTCGCGCAATTTTCGGGCGGTTATGCGTACGATGTAAAAGGCAAATTTGGGCTTGTAGCCGAACCTTACATCCAGGTTCCACTAAAGGGCGCGGGCTTTGGCAAGCTTCCTCTAACAAGCGCAGGTCTTCGTCTCTCTCTCGTCAAAAAACTGTTTTGACTTTCCGTTTGCGTTCTACGAAAAGGCAACCCGTGTTCTGCCGAATGCGTATTTGTTAAGCACAACAAACTTTCATGAGAAATTCCTTGTTGA
Coding sequences within:
- a CDS encoding outer membrane beta-barrel protein, translated to MRFVNENTDDVFRQAGKDFPLNTDSADWDKVASVLYPNYSSQSQKSKSRRKHLWLLLLLPFSVVCNHYVENKLNYAEDESLPKAYAENKLIAKDLRSISKPAVEKTKIILAENEAVIANRNPTHFAKRIFSTSRNEGKNDKASLNTGSEKEESDVQERTKAEAIATLLQRIVTLRESKIFQRKNIAEGKAKEKVQPRSKRFSIGIEAGTGTTSVKFQRAKGLGFDLGLTAGYDLSKRLSIQAAVLSSKKNYYTNGAAFNTSKIYLPVNTKITSVEGRCRMLEIPIALRYNFSSSRKQEWFVAAGASSFLMKREDYDYEYFYANSGQSVKRSKTYKNSSKDWLAVAQFSGGYAYDVKGKFGLVAEPYIQVPLKGAGFGKLPLTSAGLRLSLVKKLF